In a single window of the Tellurirhabdus bombi genome:
- a CDS encoding LytR/AlgR family response regulator transcription factor encodes MTSIRLGRRSVFLKSIIRVEADCNYSKFHIRGDRFPIMTSMTLKTVEKMLPGFIRISKHNLISPRYLKAWIARSGIGMAFLTTGEELPISRRRVKDCTRRFLELTDRSKVLIERR; translated from the coding sequence ATGACTTCCATCCGATTAGGAAGACGCAGTGTCTTCCTTAAATCCATTATCCGTGTCGAGGCGGATTGTAACTACTCTAAATTCCATATCCGAGGTGACCGCTTTCCCATCATGACCTCCATGACGCTGAAAACGGTCGAGAAGATGCTCCCTGGCTTCATTCGCATTTCCAAGCATAATTTGATCAGCCCCCGCTACCTGAAAGCCTGGATTGCCCGCTCCGGGATCGGCATGGCCTTTCTAACGACTGGCGAGGAATTGCCTATTAGCCGTCGCCGGGTAAAAGATTGCACCCGGCGGTTTCTGGAACTTACGGATCGGTCGAAAGTACTTATTGAGCGGCGGTAA
- a CDS encoding terminase large subunit, with the protein MAKPPKNYNLTVWQYEEDILSGKIVSGKLLKCAIKRHRKDLRDGKSRGLYFDTEVGQAVLDFGELVNLAPDTPIELFAFQQWELYVFYGWQRVDGTRRFRKKYKSCARGNGKTPMEAMQILYHLTVDGPHKAEAYVSANKELQAKICFDDVKAMLNNSPDLQEVMSTSAEQIYCREREAKFRFLTSNPTTADGSRPTYAVLDEYHEFENDKMREVLASGLIKKRNSVEAIITTRGFHKDWPCAVYEKRVAIPTLEGSLVNDDLFVVIYSQDSEDEFDKPETWQKSNPMLCKGGVLDLATLIRERDDKIRNGQESIVAFKTKNLNWWCDAPTNFIPDDIWVKSGSRWPEGDLRGRECWGGLDMGATNDFCALGLFFPPDDWAMHDELPEDADKLLYVRNPIRVPGKYKMLWRFWIPEHKFQNRIDNGMHALRDWKEAGYIRFLEGNVIDPREIEKDIKALSDRFNIKALAYDRYNATSTAISLQEYGIPVYEFPQTMSQFAEPTKAFRDLVLQKRLDHGQNPIAQWMMRNAVPITDTNGNIKITKDPKRSGEKVDGIVAAIMAGAAWMWDRTETARSRYEDEDAEIFFLD; encoded by the coding sequence ATGGCTAAACCACCGAAGAACTATAACCTAACCGTCTGGCAATACGAGGAAGACATCCTGTCGGGGAAAATCGTGTCCGGAAAGCTACTCAAGTGCGCCATCAAACGGCACCGGAAAGATTTGCGGGACGGCAAAAGCCGGGGACTTTACTTTGACACCGAAGTCGGACAGGCGGTTTTGGATTTCGGGGAGCTGGTTAACCTGGCACCCGACACGCCGATCGAGTTGTTTGCTTTCCAGCAGTGGGAGCTCTACGTTTTTTACGGCTGGCAGCGGGTAGACGGTACGCGCCGGTTTCGAAAGAAGTACAAGAGTTGCGCCCGGGGTAACGGAAAGACGCCCATGGAGGCCATGCAGATCCTTTACCACCTGACCGTGGACGGTCCCCACAAAGCCGAGGCCTACGTATCGGCCAACAAGGAACTTCAGGCCAAAATCTGTTTTGACGACGTCAAGGCCATGCTCAATAACTCGCCCGATCTTCAGGAGGTGATGTCAACCAGTGCCGAGCAGATTTATTGCCGGGAGCGGGAGGCCAAATTTCGGTTTCTGACTTCCAACCCCACCACCGCCGACGGGAGCCGCCCAACCTACGCCGTACTGGATGAGTACCACGAGTTTGAAAACGACAAGATGCGGGAGGTACTAGCCTCGGGTCTGATCAAAAAGCGCAACTCGGTCGAGGCCATCATTACCACCCGGGGCTTTCACAAAGATTGGCCGTGCGCGGTCTACGAGAAGCGGGTCGCCATCCCTACGCTGGAGGGGTCGCTGGTGAACGATGATTTGTTTGTCGTGATTTATTCGCAGGACAGCGAGGATGAATTCGACAAACCCGAGACCTGGCAGAAATCCAATCCGATGCTCTGCAAAGGGGGCGTGCTGGATTTGGCGACGCTGATCCGGGAGCGGGATGACAAAATCCGCAACGGACAAGAATCCATTGTGGCCTTCAAAACCAAAAACCTCAACTGGTGGTGCGACGCGCCAACGAATTTTATTCCCGACGATATCTGGGTGAAGTCCGGTTCCCGCTGGCCCGAGGGAGACTTGCGCGGCCGGGAGTGCTGGGGTGGTCTGGATATGGGTGCTACCAACGACTTTTGCGCCCTGGGGCTGTTTTTTCCGCCCGATGACTGGGCCATGCACGACGAACTGCCCGAGGATGCCGATAAGCTGCTCTACGTGCGTAACCCCATCCGGGTACCGGGCAAGTACAAGATGCTGTGGCGGTTCTGGATTCCCGAGCACAAGTTTCAGAACCGGATCGACAACGGCATGCACGCCCTTCGGGACTGGAAAGAGGCGGGCTATATCCGTTTTCTGGAAGGCAATGTGATTGATCCCCGAGAAATTGAGAAGGACATCAAGGCGCTCAGCGACCGGTTCAACATCAAGGCGCTGGCCTATGACCGCTACAACGCCACCTCGACGGCCATTTCCTTGCAGGAATACGGCATACCGGTCTACGAGTTTCCCCAGACGATGAGTCAGTTTGCTGAGCCCACCAAAGCCTTCCGGGATTTAGTGCTGCAAAAGCGATTGGACCACGGCCAAAACCCCATTGCTCAGTGGATGATGCGCAATGCCGTGCCGATCACGGATACCAATGGCAACATCAAGATTACTAAAGATCCCAAGCGATCGGGCGAAAAGGTGGACGGCATTGTGGCGGCGATTATGGCAGGGGCGGCCTGGATGTGGGATCGTACCGAAACAGCCCGATCCCGCTACGAAGACGAGGATGCCGAAATTTTCTTTCTGGACTAA
- a CDS encoding DinB/UmuC family translesion DNA polymerase: MTVNGLRLVYELRGVPVKMLELEPAKKKNICVAPSFGVEVHDIARLRMALATYLARASEKLRKQDSAASSITVFVHTNRFKKNAKHYYNSRTVILPHPSSSNTELLKYASAALDEIFSFGYAYQKLGVFLNDLVPDNHRQANLFTELPDDKLAKLSKAVDGINKQYGRDKVRLAAQGYDRTWPMKQKWLSRCYTTRWSDILVAS, from the coding sequence ATGACCGTAAACGGCCTGCGGCTTGTCTACGAGCTCAGGGGCGTACCAGTGAAGATGCTGGAACTTGAGCCAGCCAAGAAAAAGAACATCTGCGTAGCGCCCTCGTTCGGCGTAGAGGTGCACGACATAGCCCGGCTTCGCATGGCCCTGGCCACTTACCTAGCCAGAGCCTCCGAAAAATTACGCAAGCAGGATTCCGCCGCCAGTAGCATTACAGTCTTTGTGCACACCAACCGGTTTAAGAAGAATGCCAAGCACTACTACAATTCGCGCACCGTCATCCTGCCACACCCATCTAGCAGCAATACCGAGCTTTTGAAATACGCCAGCGCCGCGCTGGATGAGATATTCAGTTTTGGATATGCTTATCAGAAGCTTGGTGTATTCCTCAATGACCTGGTGCCCGACAATCACCGCCAGGCTAATTTATTCACCGAGCTCCCCGATGACAAACTCGCCAAGCTGAGCAAAGCCGTTGATGGGATCAATAAGCAGTACGGAAGGGATAAGGTACGTTTGGCGGCTCAAGGCTATGACAGAACCTGGCCCATGAAGCAAAAGTGGCTAAGCCGGTGTTACACTACCCGCTGGTCGGATATTCTAGTGGCGTCTTAA
- a CDS encoding phage terminase small subunit P27 family: protein MPGGRPRKPVEVKILEGTHRKDREVASPAQPTLLIEMPEPPCPLGRFALGIWVSRCTWLMDMNLLGTTDREALAQYCIEMANYFKYNRFLEKDGEFKEIQDEEGNFIKYVTHPYVAMRDAAFSKANQLSTKFGFTPGDRSKISAGVPKKQESKLEKLMKRGR, encoded by the coding sequence ATGCCTGGAGGACGTCCCCGAAAACCCGTTGAGGTCAAAATACTGGAAGGCACCCACCGCAAAGACCGGGAGGTGGCCAGTCCCGCGCAGCCAACCTTACTCATTGAGATGCCCGAGCCGCCTTGCCCGCTGGGCCGGTTTGCTTTGGGTATCTGGGTGAGCCGGTGCACCTGGCTCATGGACATGAACCTGCTGGGCACCACCGACCGGGAGGCGCTGGCGCAGTACTGCATTGAGATGGCCAATTACTTCAAGTACAACCGGTTTCTGGAAAAGGATGGGGAGTTCAAAGAGATTCAGGATGAGGAGGGGAATTTCATCAAGTATGTCACCCATCCCTACGTGGCCATGCGGGACGCGGCCTTTAGCAAGGCCAACCAGCTATCGACCAAGTTTGGGTTTACGCCCGGCGACCGCAGCAAGATCTCAGCGGGTGTGCCCAAAAAGCAGGAATCCAAGCTGGAAAAACTAATGAAAAGGGGCCGGTAA
- a CDS encoding HNH endonuclease — protein sequence MAVIQSVKRPWQKARPATPAPQQGRKNPNRKIYATERWKRESAEFRRKNPLCAECLKQDVLTDVTPGGGKGVTDHIIPINQGADPWNQTNWQSLCKHCHNAKSGRDKTAKPN from the coding sequence ATGGCTGTTATTCAATCCGTCAAGCGCCCCTGGCAAAAGGCTCGTCCTGCTACGCCTGCACCTCAGCAAGGCCGCAAGAATCCCAACCGGAAGATCTACGCTACCGAGCGGTGGAAGAGGGAGTCTGCCGAGTTTCGCCGCAAAAATCCCCTGTGTGCCGAGTGCCTCAAACAAGACGTACTAACCGATGTGACGCCGGGCGGAGGTAAAGGAGTCACCGACCACATCATTCCCATCAACCAGGGTGCTGATCCCTGGAACCAGACCAACTGGCAAAGCCTCTGTAAACATTGCCACAACGCCAAATCGGGACGAGATAAAACCGCTAAACCCAACTAA
- a CDS encoding phage portal protein has product MNIWQRATSFWSNRSESRSTSGSYSLTDSRLLEQLHLNSGSVHVSVETSLSLATVYRCVDLLSSSVASLPWELFQVGANGRSKAVNHPVYRLLKTRPHRLYTSFQFRKTLVSHALLWGNGYALIKRNGINRPVSLEIFHPREVTVLESKRIDGEKYVFYRFNGIDRDVPADDVLHLKLFALDGIIGKSVIRQAAEGSFKTALQSTRFINSLLENGGRPAGIIKVVKALTDPALKRLKGNWFSDHGGTEKAGKVAILDEGMDYQAISVNPVDAQLLEMMKLSREDICALFGVPQHLANILDKATFSNIEHQDLEYIKYFLMPHLINLEQETDYKLLREEEQGSYYSKFNLNALLRGDLNSRKEFYRAMVNAGIMTRNEVRELEDLNPVQDGDRLLVQSGMVYADRLDDFIDSKQSKKLGDPPPAVAA; this is encoded by the coding sequence GTGAATATCTGGCAGCGAGCAACTTCTTTTTGGTCTAACCGCTCCGAGAGTCGGTCTACATCCGGCAGCTATTCGCTGACGGATAGTCGGCTTTTGGAGCAACTCCACCTCAATAGCGGTTCCGTCCATGTTTCCGTTGAAACGTCTTTGTCGCTGGCGACGGTGTACCGCTGTGTTGACTTGCTTTCGTCGTCCGTAGCTTCTCTACCCTGGGAGCTTTTTCAGGTAGGAGCTAACGGCCGCAGCAAAGCCGTCAATCACCCCGTTTACCGGCTCTTAAAAACCCGTCCGCACCGTTTATACACCTCGTTTCAGTTTCGCAAGACGCTGGTTAGTCACGCCCTTCTTTGGGGCAATGGCTACGCGCTCATCAAGCGGAATGGCATCAACCGGCCGGTGAGTCTGGAGATTTTCCACCCCCGGGAGGTAACGGTGCTGGAATCCAAGCGGATCGACGGGGAGAAGTACGTTTTCTACCGCTTCAACGGCATCGACCGGGATGTGCCCGCCGATGACGTGCTGCACCTGAAACTCTTCGCTCTCGATGGCATCATCGGCAAGTCCGTCATTCGCCAGGCCGCCGAAGGAAGCTTTAAAACCGCCCTGCAATCTACCCGCTTTATCAATTCGCTGCTGGAAAACGGCGGGCGTCCGGCGGGCATTATCAAGGTAGTCAAAGCCCTGACCGATCCGGCTTTAAAACGCCTGAAAGGGAACTGGTTTTCCGATCACGGCGGCACTGAAAAGGCGGGGAAAGTGGCCATTCTGGACGAGGGCATGGATTACCAGGCCATTAGCGTCAATCCGGTCGATGCCCAGCTGCTGGAGATGATGAAGCTCAGCCGCGAAGACATCTGCGCCCTGTTTGGCGTTCCGCAACACCTGGCTAACATCCTTGACAAAGCCACTTTCTCCAACATCGAGCACCAGGATTTAGAGTACATCAAGTACTTCCTCATGCCGCACCTGATCAACCTCGAACAGGAGACCGATTACAAGCTGCTGCGGGAAGAGGAGCAGGGAAGCTACTACAGCAAATTCAATCTGAACGCCCTTTTGCGGGGTGATCTCAATAGCCGCAAAGAGTTTTACCGGGCCATGGTCAACGCGGGCATTATGACCCGCAACGAAGTCCGGGAACTCGAAGACCTAAATCCCGTCCAGGACGGCGATCGCCTGCTGGTGCAATCCGGCATGGTCTATGCCGACCGGCTGGATGATTTTATCGACAGTAAACAGAGTAAAAAACTAGGGGATCCACCGCCCGCCGTAGCTGCTTAA